A stretch of Perognathus longimembris pacificus isolate PPM17 chromosome 1, ASM2315922v1, whole genome shotgun sequence DNA encodes these proteins:
- the Odf3b gene encoding LOW QUALITY PROTEIN: outer dense fiber protein 3B (The sequence of the model RefSeq protein was modified relative to this genomic sequence to represent the inferred CDS: deleted 1 base in 1 codon), translating into MGSDTWVGPWRPHRPRGPIAAFYKGPGPKYKLPPNTGGLAAGAGRGRGSGRGGSVPGAAGGAGRGAGRRGGGGARALTRGHPAGYVLHDPSRPRAPAYSFGARLPAQQTSCGPGPSHLVPSGTTVRGPDGTPAYSIYGRLRHSAPFLTPGPGRYFPERAGNTAYPSAPQHTIAPRNWGVHTKQQTPGPGTYSVPSLLGPRVVGKVSAPTYSIYGRSVVGSCFEDLSKTPGPCAYHVVNPGVYKTRAPQFTMLARTALPQDSTLKPGPAAYHVDQHRKTRGWSFGIRHSEYLAPLVTDVD; encoded by the exons ATGGGCTCCGACACCTGGGTGGGCCCCTGGAGGCCCCACCGGCCCCGCGGCCCCATCGCGGCCTTCTACAAAGGCCCGGGGCCCAAGTACAAGCTGCCCCCCAACACCGGT GGGctcgcggcgggggcggggcggggccgcgggagcGGGCGAGGGGGCTCGGTCCCGGGGGCTgcgggcggggctgggaggggcgctgggcggcgggggggggggggcgccagggCCTTGACGCGGGGTCACCCCGCAGGCTACGTCCTGCATGACCCGTCgcgcccgcgcgcccccgcctaCTCCTTCGGCGCGCGCCTCCCCGCGCAGCAGACTTCGTGCGGCCCGGGCCCCAGTCACCTGGTGCCCTCCGGCACGACCGTGCGGGGACCCGACGGCACCCCGGCCTACTCCATCTACGGCCGCCTGCGTCACTCGGCGCCCTTCCTCACTCCGGGACCCG GAAGGTACTTCCCAGAGCGGGCGGGAAACACCGCGTACCCCAGCGCCCCTCAGCACACCATCGCTCCCCGGAACTGGGGGGTCCACACGAAGCAGCAGACCCCAG GCCCCGGGACCTACAGCGTGCCCTCCCTGCTGGGCCCGCGCGTCGTCGGCAAGGTCTCCGCCCCGACCTACTCCATCTACGGCCGCAGCGTGGTGGGCAGCTGCTTCGAGGACCTCAGcaag ACGCCGGGCCCGTGCGCCTACCACGTGGTGAACCCGGGGGTCTACAAGACCCGGGCCCCCCAGTTCACCATGCTGGCGCGGACCGCGCTCCCCCAGGACAGCACCCTGAAGCCCGGGCCCGCAGCCTACCACGTGGACCAG CACCGGAAGACTCGCGGCTGGAGCTTTGGGATTCGGCACTCGGAGTACCTGGCTCCCCTGGTGACCGACGTGGACTGA
- the LOC125356865 gene encoding thymidine phosphorylase, translating into MASPPPIPVVPGNRSGARGREPPDPPHPSKQLPELIRKKRDGSHLSEADIRDFVHAVVDGSAQGAQIGAMLMAIRLQGMDLEETALLTQALAMSGQKLEWPEAWQQQLVDKHSTGGVGDKVSLVLAPALAACGCKVPMISGRSLGHTGGTLDKLESVPGFNVIQSPEQMKLLLEQVGCCIVGQSEKLVPADGILYAARDVTATVDSLPLITASILSKKAVEGLSALVVDVKFGEAALFPDPKQARELARTLVGVGAGLGLRVAAALTAMDNPLGRSVGHSLEVEEALLCLDGAGPPDLRDLVTRLGGALLWLSGQVEAQSQGAARVARALDDGSARGRFQLMLAAQGVDPALAQALCSGSPARRRQLLPCAREQEELRAPADGTVERIRALPLALVLREIGAGRSRAGEPLRLGVGAELLVDVGQRLQRGTPWLRVHRDGAALSSAQRRALQRALVLSDRAPFTAPSPLEELILPTSVQP; encoded by the exons ATGGCGTCTCCACCACCGATCCCTGTGGTGCCTGGTAACCGCTCAGGGGCAAGGGGTAGGGAACCTCCCGACCCTCCGCACCCATCCAAGCAGCTGCCGGAGCTGATCCGGAAGAAGCGAGATGGAAGCCACCTGAGTGAGGCAGACATCAGGGACTTTGTGCATGCCGTGGTGGATGGGAGCGCACAGGGCGCACAGATCG GGGCCATGCTGATGGCCATCCGGCTGCAAGGCATGGATCTGGAGGAGACTGCTCTGCTGACCCAGGCTCTGGCCATGTCTGGACAGAAGCTGGAGTGGCCAGAGGCCTGGCAGCAGCAGCTTGTGGACAAACATTCCACAGGGGGCGTGGGTGACAAGGTCAGCCTGGTCCTGGCACCTGCCCTGGCTGCTTGTGGCTGCAAG GTGCCAATGATCAGCGGACGTAGTCTGGGGCACACGGGGGGAACTTTGGATAAGCTGGAGTCTGTTCCTGGGTTCAATGTCATCCAGAGCCCAGAGCAG ATGAAGTTGCTGTTGGAGCAAGTAGGCTGCTGCATTGTGGGTCAGAGTGAGAAGTTGGTTCCAGCTGACGGAATCCTATATGCTGCTCGAGATGTGACAGCCACTGTGGACAGCCTCCCACTCATCACAG CCTCCATCCTCAGTAAGAAGGCCGTTGAGGGGCTGTCTGCTCTGGTAGTGGATGTTAAGTTTGGTGAGGCTGCACTCTTCCCAGATCCAAAGCAGGCAAGGGAGCTGGCAAGGACACTG GTTGGCGTCGGGGCAGGACTGGGGCTGCGGGTGGCCGCAGCCCTGACCGCCATGGACAACCCCCTGGGGCGGAGCGTGGGCCATTCCCTAGAGGTGGAGGAAGCGCTGCTGTGCTTAGATGGTGCGGGGCCGCCAGATCTGCGGGACCTGGTCACCAGGCTCG GCGGAGCCCTGCTCTGGCTCAGCGGGCAGGTGGAGGCCCAATCCCAGGGCGCCGCTCGGGTGGCCCGGGCGCTGGACGACGGCTCGGCGCGAGGCCGTTTCCAGCTGATGCTCGCGGCGCAGGGCGTGGACCCGGCGCTGGCGCAGGCGCTGTGCTCCGGAAGCCCCGCGCGCCGCCGCCAGCTACTCCCGTGCGCTCGGGAGCAGGAGGAGCTGCGCGCTCCCGCAGACG GTACGGTGGAGCGCATCCGGGCACTGCCGCTGGCGCTGGTGCTGCGCGAGATCGGGGCCGGGCGCAGCCGCGCCGGGGAGCCGCTCCGCCTGGGGGTGGGCGCCGAGCTGCTGGTGGACGTGGGCCAGAGGCTGCAGCGCG GGACGCCCTGGCTCCGAGTGCACCGGGACGGCGCCGCGCTCAGCAGCGCACAGCGCCGCGCCCTGCAGCGGGCGCTGGTGCTGTCCGACCGTGCGCCCTTCACAGCCCCCTCGCCCCTCGAGGAGCTCATCCTGCCGACCTCCGTACAGCCCTGA
- the LOC125356897 gene encoding protein SCO2 homolog, mitochondrial gives MLLLARSSKIWPRLSQLKPQLIPRTLGGEALGMMSRALSGQSLPQGPKLQTRLLITALFGAGLGWAWLAAKAEKEQRRRQQRIEALRQAAVGQGDFSLLDHRGRPRCKADFRGQWVLMYFGFTHCPDICPDELEKLVQVVQRLEAEPSLPLVQPIFITVDPERDDVAAMARYVRDFHPRLLGLTGSAEQVAQVSQSYRVYYSAGPKDEDQDYIVDHSIAIYLLNPDGLFTDYYGRSRSAEQIADSVKQHMGTFHSILS, from the coding sequence ATGTTGCTGCTGGCTAGAAGTTCCAAGATTTGGCCCAGGCTCTCTCAGCTCAAGCCCCAACTCATTCCTAGGACCTTGGGAGGTGAGGCCCTAGGTATGATGTCCAGAGCATTGTCAGGGCAAAGCTTACCCCAAGGCCCTAAGCTGCAAACCCGGTTGCTGATCACTGCCCTgtttggggctgggctgggctgggcctggcTTGCCGCAAAGGCAGAGAAGGAGCAGCGTCGGCGGCAGCAGCGGATAGAGGCCTTGCGCCAGGCTGCTGTGGGCCAGGGCGACTTCAGCCTGCTGGATCATAGAGGCAGGCCTCGATGCAAGGCTGACTTCAGAGGCCAGTGGGTGCTGATGTACTTTGGCTTTACCCACTGCCCTGACATCTGCCCAGATGAACTAGAGAAGCTTGTGCAGGTGGTGCAGCGGCTGGAGGCAGAGCCTAGTCTGCCCCTAGTGCAGCCCATCTTCATCACTGTGGATCCTGAACGGGACGATGTGGCAGCCATGGCCAGATATGTGCGGGACTTCCACCCAAGGCTGCTAGGTCTGACTGGTTCTGCAGAACAGGTGGCCCAGGTTAGCCAGAGCTACCGTGTGTACTATAGTGCTGGTCCCAAAGATGAAGACCAGGACTATATCGTGGACCATTCCATTGCTATCTACCTGCTCAACCCTGATGGCCTCTTCACTGACTACTATGGTCGTAGCAGATCAGCTGAGCAGATTGCAGACAGTGTGAAGCAACACATGGGTACTTTCCACAGCATCCTGTCCTGA
- the Ncaph2 gene encoding condensin-2 complex subunit H2 produces the protein MEDVESRFAHLLQPIRDLTKNWEVDVAAQLGEYLEELDQICISFDEGKTTMNFIEAALLIQGSACVYSKKVEYLYSLVYQALDFISGKRRAKQLSSVQEDGANRTANLGTPQEAEDEFLSLDDFPVCQTNVDLKNDQVSSELLIIPLLPMALVAPDKVEKNNCPLYSRQGEVLASRKDFRMNTCTPNPRGAFMLEPASMGPVEPVDVSSKPSNQKDARGTEDQPVEISGYLGPVPELGLSQEPVAFPEGPAPSNRDADTEDAVELPEATDPEAALEPAEPRTLQQTATVPRSYMLRKREGAPDPVSRLKETPDPWQSLDPFDSLDSKAFKKGRPYSVPPCVEEAPGQKRKRKGATKLQDFHQWYLAAYADHADGRRRRRKGPTFADMEVLYWKHVNSQLETLRKLQRNEMDEQWLPRAEERWPAEGEALEDSLEDLVVTDDFLEPEGYAEAEGAKPGEATNLDAEIMPKSPSYEELVRKNVELFIATSQKFVQETELSQRIRDWEDTIQPLLQEQEQHVPFDIHTYGDQVVSRFPQLNEWCPFAELVAGQPAFEVCRSMLASLQLANDYTVEITQQPGLEEAMDTMSLRLLTHQRAHMRFQTYAAPSMAQP, from the exons CTGGACcagatctgcatttcttttgatGAAGGCAAAACCACAATGAACTTCATTGAGGCTGCACTGCTTATCCAAGGTTCAGCCTGCGTCTACAGTAAAAAG GTGGAGTACCTCTACTCGCTGGTCTACCAGGCTCTCGATTTCATCTCTGGCAAGAG GCGAGCCAAGCAGCTCTCTTCAGTACAGGAAGATGGGGCCAATAGGACTGCCAACTTGGGGACCCCCCAAGAAGCAGAGGATGAG TTCCTGTCACTTGATGACTTCCCTGTCTGTCAGACGAATGTGGATCTGAAGAATGACCAGGTGTCTAGT GAGCTTCTCATCATCCCACTCCTGCCCATGGCCCTGGTTGCCCCTGACAAAGTGGAGAAGAATAACTGCCCCTTGTACAG CCGTCAGGGTGAAGTCCTGGCCAGCCGGAAGGATTTCCGAATGAATACATGCACTCCCAACCCTAGAGGGGCATTCATGTTGGAGCCAGCGAGCATGGGTCCTGTTGAGCCTGTGGATGTGAGCTCCAAGCCAAGCAACCAGAAAG ATGCCAGGGGTACTGAAGATCAGCCAGTGGAAATCTCTGGGTATCTGGGTCCTGTGCCTGAACTGGGCTTGTCCCAGGAGCCAG TTGCCTTTCCAGAaggcccagcacccagcaacagggATGCGGACACAGAGGATGCAGTAGAGCTCCCAGAGGCCACGGACCCTGAGGCTGCTTTGGAGCCTGCAGAACCAAGGACCCTGCAGCAG ACTGCCACCGTGCCCAGGAGCTATATGCTGCGGAAGCGAGAAGGGGCCCCAGATCCTGTGTCCCGGTTGAAG GAGACTCCAGACCCATGGCAGAGCCTGGACCCCTTTGACTCCTTGGACTCTAAAGCCTTCAAGAAAG GTAGGCCCTATTCTGTGCCCCCTTGTGTAGAAGAGGCTCCAGGACAGAAGCGCAAGAGGAAAGGTGCCACCAAACTTCAGGACTTCCATCAGTGGTACCTGGCTGCCT ATGCTGACCATGCTGATGGCAGAAGGCGCAGGCGAAAGGGCCCAACCTTTGCAG ACATGGAGGTCTTATACTGGAAGCATGTGAACAGTCAGCTGGAGACCCTCCGGAAGCTGCAGAGGAATGAG ATGGATGAGCAGTGGCTTCCCAGGGCTGAGGAGAGGTGGCCTGCAGAAGGGGAGGCTTTGGAGGATTCCCTGGAGGACCTAGTGGTGACAG ATGACTTTCTAGAGCCAGAGGGGTATGCAGAGGCTGAAGGGGCAAAGCCTGGGGAAGCCACCAACCTGG ATGCAGAGATCATGCCAAAATCCCCAAGCTATGAGGAACTGGTTCGAAAGAATGTG GAACTCTTCATTGCCACCTCCCAGAAGTTTGTCCAAGAGACAGAGCTAAGTCAACGCATCAGAGACTGGGAAGACACTATCCAGCCCCTGCTCCAGGAACAG GAGCAGCACGTGCCCTTTGATATCCATACCTACGGGGACCAGGTGGTCTCACGATTTCCCCAGCTCAATGAGTGGTGTCCCTTTGCGGAACTGGTGGCCGGGCAACCTGCTTTTGAGGTGTGTCGCTCCATGCTAGCCTCCCTGCAACTG GCCAATGACTACACGGTGGAGATCACCCAGCAGCCGGGCCTGGAGGAAGCGATGGACACCATGTCTCTAAGACTACTCACACACCAGCGAGCCCACATGCGGTTCCAGACCTATGCTGCCCCCTCCATggcccagccttga